Proteins encoded by one window of Synechococcus sp. MVIR-18-1:
- the hemL gene encoding glutamate-1-semialdehyde 2,1-aminomutase: MTASTLNTSHSEAIFNAAKALMPGGVSSPVRAFKSVGGQPIVFDRVKGPYAWDVDGNKYVDYIGSWGPAICGHAHPEVISALQEAIEKGTSFGAPCALENTLAEMVIEAVPSVEMVRFVNSGTEACMSMLRLIRAFTGRDKIIKFEGCYHGHADMFLVKAGSGVATLGLPDSPGVPRSTTANTLTAPYNDLESVKQLFAENPDAIAGVILEPIVGNAGFIQPEPGFLEGLRELTKENGALLVFDEVMTGFRISYGGAQAHFGVTPDLTTMGKVIGGGLPVGAYGGRREIMEMVSPAGPMYQAGTLSGNPLAMTAGIKTLELLKQPGSYEKLTATTERLIQGILEAGREAGLPITGGSVGAMFGFFLCEGPVRNFEEAKTTDAARFGQLHRAMLERGVYLAPSAFEAGFTSLAHSDEDIDATIKAFRESFAAIA, encoded by the coding sequence GTGACTGCTTCCACTCTGAACACCAGCCACTCCGAGGCCATCTTCAATGCGGCCAAGGCTCTGATGCCCGGCGGCGTGAGCTCTCCGGTGCGCGCCTTCAAGTCGGTCGGCGGACAACCCATCGTGTTCGATCGGGTCAAAGGGCCTTATGCCTGGGATGTAGATGGCAATAAATATGTGGACTACATCGGCAGTTGGGGACCAGCCATCTGCGGTCATGCCCATCCAGAGGTCATTAGCGCTCTCCAAGAAGCCATCGAGAAAGGCACGAGCTTTGGTGCTCCTTGCGCTTTAGAAAACACCCTGGCGGAGATGGTGATTGAAGCCGTCCCAAGCGTGGAGATGGTGCGCTTCGTGAACAGCGGCACAGAAGCCTGCATGTCGATGCTGCGCTTGATTCGAGCCTTCACGGGGCGCGACAAGATCATCAAGTTCGAAGGCTGCTACCACGGCCATGCGGACATGTTCCTTGTCAAAGCTGGCTCAGGAGTCGCCACACTCGGGCTACCGGATTCACCCGGAGTGCCACGGAGCACGACAGCCAACACGTTGACCGCTCCTTACAACGATTTGGAATCGGTGAAGCAGCTCTTCGCTGAAAACCCCGACGCGATCGCCGGAGTGATTCTCGAACCGATTGTTGGCAACGCAGGGTTCATCCAACCTGAACCAGGATTCCTGGAGGGTTTGCGAGAACTCACAAAAGAAAACGGTGCACTTCTGGTCTTTGATGAAGTGATGACTGGATTCCGCATCAGTTACGGCGGTGCCCAAGCACACTTTGGAGTGACTCCAGATCTCACCACGATGGGCAAGGTGATTGGAGGAGGTTTGCCCGTTGGTGCCTATGGCGGCCGCAGAGAGATTATGGAAATGGTGTCACCAGCTGGTCCTATGTATCAAGCAGGCACATTGAGTGGCAATCCATTGGCGATGACGGCTGGAATCAAAACACTCGAGTTGCTCAAGCAGCCAGGCAGCTACGAGAAGCTCACCGCTACAACAGAACGCTTAATTCAAGGAATCCTGGAAGCGGGCCGCGAGGCTGGTCTTCCGATCACCGGAGGCAGCGTTGGTGCGATGTTTGGTTTCTTCCTCTGCGAAGGTCCAGTCCGAAATTTCGAAGAAGCAAAAACAACCGATGCCGCACGATTTGGCCAACTGCATAGAGCGATGCTCGAACGCGGGGTCTACCTTGCACCATCTGCATTTGAAGCAGGCTTCACATCGCTTGCACATTCCGATGAAGACATCGACGCAACCATCAAGGCATTCCGAGAAAGCTTCGCTGCCATTGCATGA
- the xth gene encoding exodeoxyribonuclease III, producing the protein MQIASWNVNSVRTRLDHVLNWLEHSQADLLALQETKVDDPQFPLEPFLQRGYEVQFYGQKAYNGVALISRTPVEDVRMGFSAELIDDAEAEELSAQKRVISALIDGVRVVNLYVPNGSSLSSDKYNYKLKWLSCLERYLRAIQTRDEPLCVVGDFNIGLEARDLPDPDRLSGGIMASDRERDALRAALGPDLQDAFRLFEPNSGHWSWWDYRSGAWDRDRGWRIDHVYLDETLRGVARSCSIDKQERGRIQPSDHAPVVVDLAWDLEDDDEVED; encoded by the coding sequence GTGCAAATCGCCAGCTGGAATGTCAATTCAGTGCGAACCCGACTGGATCATGTTCTGAATTGGCTTGAACACTCGCAAGCAGACCTGCTGGCGTTGCAGGAAACCAAGGTGGATGATCCTCAATTTCCGCTAGAGCCCTTTCTCCAGAGGGGATATGAGGTTCAGTTTTACGGACAGAAGGCCTACAACGGCGTTGCACTGATCAGTCGCACACCCGTTGAAGACGTGCGCATGGGTTTCAGTGCAGAGCTCATTGACGACGCAGAAGCAGAGGAGCTTAGTGCTCAAAAACGCGTCATCAGCGCACTCATCGATGGCGTTCGAGTGGTGAATTTGTACGTCCCCAATGGATCGAGTCTCAGCTCGGATAAATACAACTACAAACTCAAATGGCTGTCCTGCCTCGAGCGCTACCTCAGGGCCATCCAAACCAGAGACGAACCGCTCTGCGTGGTGGGGGATTTCAATATCGGGCTTGAAGCGCGAGACCTACCTGATCCGGATCGCTTGTCCGGGGGGATCATGGCCTCAGATCGCGAACGGGACGCGTTAAGAGCGGCCTTAGGTCCTGATCTTCAAGACGCCTTTCGTCTGTTTGAACCCAACAGCGGCCATTGGAGCTGGTGGGATTACCGCAGTGGTGCTTGGGACCGAGATCGTGGCTGGCGAATCGATCACGTGTATCTCGATGAAACACTTCGGGGGGTGGCGCGGAGCTGTTCGATCGACAAGCAAGAACGAGGACGGATCCAACCCAGCGACCACGCACCTGTGGTGGTTGACCTGGCCTGGGATTTAGAGGACGACGACGAGGTTGAAGACTAA
- a CDS encoding FAD-linked oxidase C-terminal domain-containing protein: MTKLPKLRQYGTSSVNYDWPALERELRGFLPSKSVVARRQELLTYDCDGLTMDRHMPKLAVLPETADQVAKILACCHRQGIPFVARGSGTGLSGGALVEQEALLVVTSRMRRILQIDLENQTITVEPGVINSWVSRAVVGDGFYYAPDPSSQVVCSIGGNVAENSGGVHCLKYGVTSNHVLALDVVLPDGTPTRLGTSLCDAAELDLRGVFIGSEGTLGIATAITLRLLRAPDAVGVLLADFPSMQAAGEAVRLITRAGVLPAGLEIMDQTCIKAVNEAFGEEEYPPEAGAVLLIELDGQEPEVQQAVTVTSSLCREAGAGDIREAWSEEDRARLWKGRKSAISALGRQYPSYYLQDGVVPRTALPRVLKAIDQLSADHGLVVANVFHAGDGNLHPLILYRASEPGVNERVKALGGAIMHLCLEVGGSISGEHGVGSDKRCYLDQMFSADDLVSMQWVRLAFDPLGRANPGKIFPTPQSCGESMRRSVQLQVEGQTLPEEAIVY; the protein is encoded by the coding sequence ATGACAAAACTGCCTAAGTTGCGGCAGTACGGCACGTCATCAGTGAACTACGACTGGCCAGCGCTTGAGCGGGAGTTGAGAGGGTTCCTTCCGTCCAAATCAGTCGTCGCGAGGCGGCAGGAATTGCTGACTTACGACTGTGATGGTCTCACCATGGATCGGCACATGCCGAAGCTTGCGGTGTTGCCAGAAACGGCCGATCAGGTGGCCAAAATTTTGGCGTGTTGCCACCGCCAGGGCATTCCTTTTGTGGCTCGAGGGAGTGGTACTGGGCTTTCAGGTGGTGCGTTGGTGGAGCAAGAAGCGCTTTTGGTGGTGACCAGTCGTATGCGCCGAATTCTCCAGATTGATCTCGAGAATCAGACGATCACGGTGGAGCCCGGTGTAATCAATAGTTGGGTGAGCCGTGCGGTGGTTGGAGATGGCTTTTATTACGCCCCAGATCCTTCGAGTCAGGTGGTCTGCAGCATCGGCGGCAATGTCGCTGAAAATTCAGGTGGTGTGCATTGCTTGAAGTACGGCGTCACCAGCAACCATGTGCTCGCCTTGGATGTTGTGCTGCCGGATGGCACACCCACGCGCCTTGGAACCTCGTTATGCGATGCGGCTGAGCTGGATCTGCGGGGCGTGTTTATTGGCAGTGAGGGCACGCTTGGAATCGCCACGGCGATCACGCTCCGCTTGCTGCGTGCTCCCGATGCCGTTGGTGTGTTGCTGGCAGATTTCCCATCTATGCAGGCCGCTGGAGAGGCTGTGCGCTTGATCACTCGCGCTGGGGTGTTACCGGCTGGGTTGGAAATCATGGATCAAACCTGCATCAAAGCGGTGAATGAAGCGTTTGGAGAAGAGGAGTATCCGCCGGAGGCTGGAGCTGTTTTATTGATTGAGCTTGATGGCCAGGAACCGGAGGTCCAGCAAGCCGTCACGGTCACCTCGTCCCTTTGTCGAGAGGCTGGGGCCGGCGATATCCGTGAGGCCTGGAGTGAAGAGGATCGAGCCCGTCTCTGGAAGGGACGAAAAAGTGCCATCTCAGCGCTTGGCAGGCAATACCCCAGCTATTACCTCCAGGATGGGGTGGTGCCACGTACGGCTCTTCCCAGGGTTCTTAAGGCGATCGATCAACTCAGTGCGGACCATGGTCTGGTGGTGGCCAATGTGTTTCATGCCGGTGATGGCAACCTGCATCCGCTAATCCTGTATCGCGCATCAGAGCCGGGTGTAAATGAACGGGTAAAGGCACTCGGAGGCGCGATCATGCATCTTTGCCTTGAGGTGGGCGGCAGCATTAGCGGAGAACACGGAGTTGGCAGCGATAAGCGCTGTTATCTCGACCAAATGTTCAGCGCTGATGATCTGGTCAGCATGCAATGGGTTCGGCTTGCTTTTGATCCGCTTGGCCGTGCCAATCCCGGAAAAATTTTTCCAACACCACAAAGCTGTGGCGAGTCAATGCGACGTTCCGTGCAATTGCAGGTTGAAGGGCAAACGCTTCCCGAAGAAGCGATTGTTTATTGA